From Halotia branconii CENA392, the proteins below share one genomic window:
- a CDS encoding CGLD27 family protein — protein sequence MIRSSVSNCPVPIDQQPLNEYEELKASWLFRDCTLNLQEYITTIAWIWGLSWLVAGPVAAASFPPNKYLAHFILCGAAGASVGVVLGLTRLYLGWHYVRDRLYSTTVFYEESGWYDGQTWMKPPEILTRDRLIVTYDIKPILQRLQLTFASLAGLLVIGTIVWHLF from the coding sequence ATGATTAGGTCTTCGGTTTCTAATTGCCCAGTTCCCATAGACCAACAACCACTTAATGAATATGAAGAATTAAAAGCCTCCTGGCTGTTTCGTGATTGCACCTTAAATTTGCAGGAGTATATCACAACAATAGCTTGGATTTGGGGTTTGTCATGGCTGGTGGCTGGTCCAGTAGCAGCAGCAAGTTTTCCCCCAAATAAATATCTAGCTCATTTTATTCTCTGCGGTGCAGCGGGAGCGAGTGTAGGGGTGGTACTGGGTCTGACACGGTTGTATTTAGGCTGGCATTATGTACGCGATCGCCTTTACAGTACAACTGTATTTTATGAAGAATCAGGCTGGTACGACGGTCAAACCTGGATGAAACCGCCAGAAATATTAACCCGCGATCGCTTAATTGTGACATACGATATCAAACCAATTTTACAGCGACTACAATTGACCTTTGCTAGCTTGGCTGGATTGTTGGTTATTGGTACTATAGTTTGGCATTTGTTTTAA
- a CDS encoding YcjF family protein has translation MVVKLQRPILVGGLGLSFSLWILQSWHHSIVQVSEFGLFSALAVGGGLWLFRQNRPKNHLEQLDGMVVDRVTAETAIAKTEAVINQLAQETENHPALENLRSQVAQLLLELDRQEIKIGVTGGKSVGKSTLIQVLKSSCDKEILQKVSFQETAPLFREAGEKSDAATLAEVNKTDFVLFLTNGDLTDSEFQTLQQLKAVNQPTTLVFNKHDQYLADERASVLLSLKQRMSGNVVATAASPIPMKVRKHEADGAVQEWMEQPAPDIQQLTQQLSTVLAQQEKQLVWTTTMRKTLALKAEAKNWLNGIRRDRATPVIEQYQWIAAAAAFANPVPALDILATAAINAQMVMDLGNVYQQKFSWEQAQTVAGTMGSLMLKLGLVELSTKAVSTVLKSNAITFVAGGVVQGVSAAYLTRVAGLSLVEYFEQQEVAIDSGTNLNLDKLRQTLQNVFQQNQQMAFLQGFVKQSVKRLLPETQQVEVVK, from the coding sequence ATGGTTGTGAAGTTGCAGCGACCGATTTTGGTGGGAGGATTGGGACTATCCTTTTCCCTGTGGATCTTACAAAGTTGGCATCATTCAATAGTGCAGGTAAGTGAATTTGGTTTATTTAGTGCTTTAGCTGTTGGTGGTGGTTTGTGGTTATTTCGGCAAAATCGCCCCAAAAATCATCTAGAGCAGCTAGATGGTATGGTTGTAGATCGGGTAACAGCAGAAACTGCGATCGCTAAAACTGAAGCCGTAATTAACCAATTAGCACAAGAAACCGAAAATCATCCAGCCTTAGAAAATTTGCGATCGCAAGTTGCCCAACTGCTATTAGAATTAGACAGACAAGAAATTAAAATCGGTGTTACTGGTGGTAAATCTGTTGGTAAAAGCACCTTAATTCAAGTCTTAAAGTCTAGCTGTGACAAAGAAATACTGCAAAAAGTTAGTTTTCAAGAAACAGCACCTCTATTTAGAGAAGCGGGTGAGAAGTCAGATGCAGCTACTTTGGCAGAAGTAAACAAAACTGATTTTGTCTTGTTTCTTACCAACGGCGATTTAACAGACTCAGAATTTCAAACTTTACAGCAGCTAAAGGCAGTAAATCAGCCGACAACTTTGGTTTTCAACAAACACGATCAATATTTAGCAGATGAACGTGCTAGTGTTTTGCTGTCCTTAAAACAGCGGATGTCAGGAAATGTAGTTGCAACTGCGGCTTCTCCCATTCCGATGAAAGTGCGGAAGCATGAAGCTGATGGTGCAGTGCAAGAATGGATGGAACAGCCAGCGCCAGATATCCAGCAATTGACTCAGCAATTAAGTACAGTTTTGGCACAGCAAGAAAAGCAGCTAGTTTGGACGACTACAATGAGGAAGACCCTAGCGCTAAAAGCTGAAGCAAAAAACTGGCTAAATGGCATTAGACGCGATCGCGCCACCCCAGTTATAGAACAATATCAATGGATAGCTGCGGCTGCTGCCTTTGCTAACCCAGTACCAGCACTTGATATTTTGGCGACTGCGGCAATTAACGCTCAAATGGTGATGGATTTAGGTAATGTTTATCAGCAGAAGTTTTCCTGGGAACAGGCGCAAACCGTAGCCGGGACAATGGGAAGTCTGATGCTAAAGTTGGGTTTAGTCGAACTTTCCACAAAAGCTGTTAGTACTGTCTTAAAAAGTAACGCCATTACCTTTGTTGCTGGTGGTGTTGTGCAGGGAGTTAGTGCTGCTTATCTCACCAGAGTTGCAGGGTTGAGTTTAGTCGAGTATTTTGAACAGCAAGAAGTAGCCATAGATTCTGGTACTAATTTGAATTTGGACAAGTTGCGCCAAACTTTGCAAAATGTCTTTCAGCAAAATCAGCAGATGGCTTTTCTGCAAGGTTTTGTTAAGCAAAGTGTGAAGCGCTTATTGCCAGAAACACAGCAGGTGGAAGTTGTAAAATAA
- the cysT gene encoding sulfate ABC transporter permease subunit CysT — translation MTLSSPVEVNNKTPAWKTFLNQLRRIPWTWRITWGYLTVMLFLPIAAMFLKASTEPPARFWEIATSDIALATYNVTFLTSLGAAFLNGIFGTLIAWVLVRYDFPLKRLIDATVDLPFALPTSVAGLTLATVYSNNGWIGSLLEPLGIKVSFTRLGVGVAMIFISLPFVVRTVQPVLQEMEHEIEEAAWSLGASQWQTFWKVILPPLFPTILTGVALGFSRAVGEYGSTVIISSNTPFQDLIAPVLIFQRLEQYDYSGATVIGIVLLTISLVLLLAINFLQAWARRYDSQ, via the coding sequence GTGACTTTATCATCTCCTGTAGAAGTTAACAATAAAACTCCTGCCTGGAAGACTTTTCTCAATCAATTACGGCGGATTCCTTGGACGTGGCGAATTACCTGGGGATATCTGACAGTAATGTTATTTCTTCCTATTGCTGCTATGTTCTTGAAAGCCAGTACAGAACCCCCGGCAAGGTTTTGGGAAATTGCCACCAGTGATATTGCTCTGGCAACATACAATGTCACTTTTTTAACATCGTTGGGTGCTGCCTTTCTCAACGGTATTTTTGGGACTCTAATTGCTTGGGTTTTAGTTCGCTACGACTTTCCACTGAAACGCTTGATTGATGCCACCGTAGATTTACCTTTCGCGCTACCAACTTCAGTTGCAGGGTTAACATTGGCAACAGTTTACAGTAATAACGGCTGGATTGGTTCGTTATTAGAGCCACTGGGAATTAAAGTATCTTTTACTCGTTTGGGGGTAGGGGTGGCAATGATATTTATTTCACTACCTTTTGTGGTGAGAACTGTACAACCCGTGCTGCAAGAAATGGAACATGAAATAGAAGAAGCAGCTTGGAGTTTGGGTGCTTCCCAATGGCAGACCTTTTGGAAGGTGATTTTGCCGCCTTTATTTCCCACAATTTTGACTGGTGTGGCTTTGGGCTTTTCTCGTGCAGTGGGTGAATATGGCTCAACTGTAATTATCTCTTCTAATACACCTTTTCAAGATTTGATCGCACCTGTATTAATTTTTCAACGCTTAGAGCAGTATGACTACTCTGGTGCAACTGTAATCGGCATAGTTCTACTGACAATTTCGTTAGTGTTACTTCTCGCTATTAATTTCTTACAAGCATGGGCTAGAAGATATGACAGTCAATGA
- the cysW gene encoding sulfate ABC transporter permease subunit CysW, translating into MTVNEPKFHSSGSNTGKASPKQQKSWVPTVLIGIAIAYLVLVQYIPALNVFFQAFSRGIGPFFSNLSRPAFLHAAWLTLLLALIAVPLNTVFGLCAAWAIARHKFPGRAVVLSIIDLPFSISPVVAGLMLVLLYGRQGWFGPWLQAYDIEVIFAFPGMVLATAFVSMPFVAREVIPVLEEFGKDQEEAARTLGANDWQIFWRVTLPSIRWGLLYGLILTNARAMGEFGAVSVVAGNIAGKTQSLPLFVEDAYKQYETEAAFSAAVLLAMLAVVTLVLKEILERKTRIKDVE; encoded by the coding sequence ATGACAGTCAATGAGCCAAAATTTCATTCATCTGGATCTAATACAGGTAAAGCCAGCCCAAAACAGCAAAAAAGCTGGGTTCCCACAGTTTTAATTGGTATAGCGATCGCTTATTTAGTTCTGGTTCAATATATACCTGCACTCAATGTTTTTTTTCAAGCTTTCAGCAGAGGAATTGGCCCGTTTTTTTCCAACCTCAGCCGCCCCGCTTTTCTTCATGCAGCTTGGTTGACACTGTTACTAGCATTGATTGCTGTGCCTTTAAATACAGTATTTGGCTTATGTGCAGCTTGGGCGATCGCTCGTCATAAATTTCCTGGACGCGCAGTAGTTCTGAGTATTATTGATTTACCTTTTTCTATTTCACCCGTAGTTGCAGGATTAATGCTGGTATTGCTCTACGGTAGGCAAGGATGGTTTGGCCCTTGGCTGCAAGCATACGACATCGAGGTGATCTTTGCCTTTCCGGGTATGGTACTGGCTACAGCATTTGTCAGTATGCCCTTTGTCGCGCGAGAAGTGATTCCAGTTTTAGAAGAATTTGGCAAAGATCAAGAAGAAGCGGCTAGAACCCTAGGTGCTAACGATTGGCAAATATTTTGGCGCGTCACTTTACCCAGTATCCGCTGGGGCTTGCTTTATGGCTTAATTTTGACTAACGCCAGAGCAATGGGTGAATTTGGGGCAGTTTCAGTAGTAGCAGGTAATATTGCTGGCAAAACCCAGAGTTTACCACTGTTCGTAGAGGATGCTTACAAACAATATGAAACTGAAGCCGCCTTTTCTGCGGCTGTACTCTTGGCAATGCTAGCAGTAGTTACATTAGTGTTGAAGGAGATTCTGGAACGGAAAACCCGTATTAAAGATGTTGAATAA
- the rsfS gene encoding ribosome silencing factor: protein MSDFFQGNFPLKSVSVIKSALKSPEAETEVSGNLAITIAEAASDRKAGEILVLKVADVSYLADYFVMMTGYSKAQIRAIAEAIEAKVENEWHRRPLRIEGKSEGSWVLQDYGDVIVHIMMPKEREFYNLEAFWIHAERISLPEPDEGGGKPT from the coding sequence ATGTCTGATTTTTTCCAAGGAAATTTCCCATTAAAATCTGTCTCAGTGATTAAGAGTGCGCTCAAAAGCCCAGAGGCTGAAACCGAGGTGAGTGGAAATTTAGCTATAACCATAGCCGAAGCTGCATCAGACCGCAAAGCAGGCGAAATTCTAGTGCTAAAGGTAGCTGACGTATCTTACCTTGCAGATTACTTTGTAATGATGACTGGCTATTCTAAAGCGCAAATCAGGGCGATCGCTGAAGCAATTGAAGCAAAAGTAGAGAATGAGTGGCATCGTCGTCCTTTACGAATAGAAGGAAAGTCCGAAGGGAGTTGGGTGCTACAAGACTATGGCGACGTGATCGTTCACATCATGATGCCAAAAGAACGGGAGTTCTATAATTTAGAAGCGTTCTGGATTCATGCAGAACGTATTTCCCTTCCAGAACCTGATGAGGGTGGGGGTAAACCAACATGA
- a CDS encoding asparaginase — translation MTMGKRTQATALEVRLLREGIIESRHIVHAVVCDERGRVLTVAGNSETAAFARSALKPFQALAVTTTGTLERYNLSDRDLAIITGSHKATIEQVRQVFNILWRADLDPTVLQCPIPEEKRSPLEYNCSGKHAGMLAVCQQRRWPLNNYLDRKHPIQQLILGKVAELLRMPAEEFISAHDDCGAPTYLMQIGQMASLYALLASSTNLDMERIVRAMTHHPAMVAGEGEFDTELMRLTPGELVSKAGAEGVQCIGRLGEGMGLAIKVMDGAKRAKYAVAIHLLQQMGWISPSTAESLSEKFMALGKYKRLEVVGELSFL, via the coding sequence ATGACAATGGGAAAACGAACTCAAGCCACAGCACTGGAAGTCCGGTTGCTGCGAGAAGGGATTATTGAATCGAGGCATATAGTCCACGCTGTTGTATGCGACGAACGAGGGCGGGTGCTTACCGTTGCCGGTAACTCTGAAACTGCTGCATTTGCCCGTTCTGCACTCAAACCATTTCAGGCACTCGCAGTTACTACTACAGGTACTCTAGAACGCTACAACCTCAGCGATCGCGATTTAGCAATTATCACAGGTTCCCATAAAGCTACAATCGAGCAAGTACGACAAGTCTTTAACATCCTTTGGCGCGCCGACCTTGACCCGACTGTACTTCAATGTCCCATTCCTGAAGAAAAGCGGAGTCCTTTAGAATACAATTGCTCTGGTAAACACGCAGGGATGTTAGCTGTTTGTCAACAGCGTCGTTGGCCTTTAAATAACTACTTAGATCGCAAGCATCCAATTCAGCAATTGATTTTGGGGAAAGTAGCAGAACTGCTGCGAATGCCAGCAGAAGAATTTATCAGCGCTCATGACGACTGCGGTGCGCCCACTTATTTGATGCAAATTGGGCAGATGGCTTCTTTATATGCCCTCTTAGCCTCTAGCACTAACTTAGATATGGAGCGCATTGTCCGGGCAATGACTCATCACCCGGCTATGGTAGCAGGAGAAGGAGAATTTGATACAGAACTAATGCGCTTAACTCCAGGGGAACTGGTAAGCAAAGCTGGTGCTGAAGGAGTGCAATGTATTGGCAGACTCGGCGAAGGTATGGGATTAGCTATTAAAGTCATGGATGGGGCAAAAAGAGCAAAGTATGCCGTAGCGATTCACTTGCTTCAGCAGATGGGTTGGATTAGTCCCAGCACCGCAGAAAGCTTATCAGAAAAGTTTATGGCTTTGGGTAAATACAAGCGTCTAGAAGTAGTTGGAGAATTATCGTTTTTATAG
- a CDS encoding sulfate ABC transporter substrate-binding protein has protein sequence MALWQRLLRRLQAKRFSVNSLQGFVSLFLIGTALSVALAACSGGNVSNSNSAAQTPGASPVSANKQNVELTLVSFAVTKAAHEAIIPKFVEKWKQEHNQTVTFNPSYGGSGSQTRAVIDGLEADVVHLALALDTQKIEKAGLIQPGWQKEVPNDGIVSKSVAAIVTRPGNPKGVKTWADLEKDQVKLITADPKTSGIARWNFLALWNSVIKTGGNEAKATEFVTKIYNNVPLLTKDAREATDAFFKQGQGDVLINYENEIIFAQQKGQKIDYVIPDVNISIDNPIAVVDKNVDKHGTREVAEAFVKYLYTPEAQQEFVKWGFRPVNETVIQTKEVADKYPKVKTLSTVQNYGGWDAVQNKFFADGALFDQIQAQKQR, from the coding sequence ATGGCTTTGTGGCAACGCTTACTGAGAAGATTACAAGCAAAGCGATTCAGCGTAAATTCGCTTCAAGGCTTCGTATCACTATTTTTAATAGGAACCGCCTTGAGTGTAGCCTTAGCTGCTTGCTCTGGTGGGAATGTGAGTAATTCTAATTCTGCCGCCCAAACCCCAGGAGCTAGTCCTGTGTCGGCTAACAAGCAGAATGTGGAATTAACCTTAGTTTCTTTTGCCGTTACCAAAGCAGCCCACGAAGCCATAATTCCCAAGTTTGTAGAAAAGTGGAAGCAAGAACACAACCAAACCGTCACCTTTAACCCAAGCTATGGTGGTTCTGGTTCTCAAACTCGTGCTGTCATTGATGGCTTGGAAGCAGACGTTGTTCACTTGGCACTAGCATTAGACACCCAAAAAATTGAAAAAGCTGGACTGATTCAGCCAGGATGGCAGAAAGAAGTACCTAACGATGGCATCGTTTCCAAGTCGGTTGCAGCAATAGTTACACGACCAGGAAATCCCAAAGGTGTAAAAACCTGGGCAGACTTAGAAAAAGATCAAGTAAAACTGATTACCGCCGACCCCAAAACATCAGGCATTGCTCGTTGGAATTTCTTAGCTCTCTGGAACTCCGTGATTAAAACTGGAGGTAATGAGGCTAAAGCTACCGAATTTGTCACTAAAATCTATAACAATGTACCTCTTTTAACAAAAGATGCTCGTGAAGCAACTGATGCGTTTTTCAAACAGGGTCAAGGGGATGTCTTGATTAACTATGAAAACGAAATTATCTTTGCTCAACAAAAAGGCCAGAAAATTGATTATGTTATTCCTGATGTCAACATCTCTATCGATAACCCAATCGCAGTAGTAGATAAGAATGTTGATAAGCATGGTACACGCGAAGTTGCTGAAGCTTTTGTGAAATACCTCTACACTCCAGAAGCACAACAAGAATTTGTCAAGTGGGGATTCCGCCCAGTAAATGAGACAGTAATCCAAACAAAAGAAGTTGCCGATAAATATCCCAAAGTTAAAACCTTAAGCACCGTTCAAAACTACGGTGGATGGGATGCAGTTCAAAATAAATTCTTCGCTGATGGCGCTCTTTTTGACCAAATTCAAGCTCAAAAGCAACGGTAA